The proteins below are encoded in one region of Nitrosomonas ureae:
- a CDS encoding gamma-butyrobetaine hydroxylase-like domain-containing protein, which translates to MAGLTKHTPHPTEIKLHQKSGILDITFSDGKSFQFSCEFLRVHSPSAEVSGHGPGQEVLQTGKKTVGISKIDPVGNYAIQLNFTDGHNTGLYSWDLLYNFGLNQDTMWQRYLRRLEAAGASRELEIKPQKTNHSCK; encoded by the coding sequence ATGGCTGGTTTAACCAAACACACACCGCATCCGACAGAAATCAAGTTGCATCAGAAATCCGGAATTCTGGATATTACTTTTTCTGATGGCAAATCCTTTCAATTCTCATGTGAATTTTTGCGCGTTCATTCACCTTCTGCCGAAGTAAGTGGCCATGGTCCGGGGCAAGAGGTACTGCAAACCGGTAAGAAGACGGTCGGTATCAGCAAAATTGATCCTGTTGGTAATTATGCCATACAACTTAATTTCACCGATGGTCATAATACAGGGCTTTATTCATGGGATCTGTTATATAACTTTGGTCTTAATCAGGATACAATGTGGCAACGTTACTTGCGGCGCTTAGAAGCAGCCGGTGCCAGCAGGGAACTCGAAATTAAACCTCAAAAGACGAATCACTCCTGTAAGTAA
- the phoR gene encoding phosphate regulon sensor histidine kinase PhoR, giving the protein MSDIWQRSSNILFLVFITALLWMIFGAVKALIFFSVIMLWIVFHHIRHLVLLERWLQLSDHSPASIPAGSGAWDEVYAHLARYVRQHSQSQEMLSIALKRMQSVTSAMPDGIVILDMNDRIEWCNQVAEQHLGISLALDVGQQITYLVRQIPFVEYLTARQYSSPLILKQTRLQGLIISLQLVPYGYNQKLLISRDITRFEKIETMRRDFIANVSHELRTPLTVIGGFLETLSADDNVSSSFNKRALALMTEQTTRMQRLIEDLLILSRLENEQNKVNEKIVNVVSLAQDLLQDAESLSAGRHQIKLNVASQDQLLGSEEELRSAFGNLVSNAIRYTADGGEIIISWEKRHDQGLFFVQDSGIGIEPEHIPRLTERFYRIDNSRSRETGGTGLGLAIVKHVLNRHEARLEVISKVGKGSRFNIWFPAKRLVSGNA; this is encoded by the coding sequence GTGTCTGATATCTGGCAGCGTTCATCAAATATTCTTTTTCTTGTCTTCATTACAGCGTTACTATGGATGATCTTTGGTGCTGTGAAAGCACTGATTTTTTTCAGTGTGATTATGCTCTGGATTGTGTTTCATCATATTCGTCATTTGGTCTTGTTAGAGCGCTGGCTACAGCTTTCTGATCATTCTCCAGCAAGCATCCCAGCCGGTTCCGGAGCTTGGGATGAGGTATATGCCCATTTGGCGCGCTACGTGCGTCAACATAGTCAGAGTCAGGAAATGCTTAGTATTGCCTTAAAGCGAATGCAAAGCGTTACTTCCGCTATGCCAGATGGCATTGTTATCCTCGATATGAATGATCGTATTGAATGGTGTAACCAGGTTGCGGAGCAGCATTTAGGTATCAGTCTTGCATTGGATGTCGGTCAGCAGATTACCTATTTGGTGAGGCAGATACCGTTTGTTGAATATCTGACAGCACGTCAATATAGTAGTCCATTAATTCTAAAGCAGACCCGATTGCAAGGATTGATTATCTCCTTGCAATTGGTGCCTTATGGTTATAACCAGAAGCTTCTAATCAGTCGCGATATTACGCGTTTTGAAAAAATAGAGACGATGCGGCGCGATTTTATTGCTAATGTTTCGCATGAATTGCGCACACCGCTTACCGTCATCGGTGGTTTTCTTGAAACATTATCTGCTGATGATAATGTTAGTAGCAGTTTCAATAAGCGGGCCTTGGCATTGATGACTGAGCAAACAACTCGCATGCAGCGGTTGATTGAAGATTTGTTGATTCTGTCACGTCTGGAAAATGAGCAGAATAAGGTCAACGAGAAGATAGTAAATGTAGTGAGCTTGGCGCAAGATCTCTTGCAAGATGCGGAATCTCTAAGTGCAGGGCGGCATCAAATCAAATTAAATGTTGCTTCGCAAGATCAGCTCTTGGGGAGTGAGGAAGAACTCCGTAGTGCTTTTGGTAATTTGGTCAGTAATGCGATTCGTTATACTGCGGACGGCGGGGAAATAATCATTAGCTGGGAAAAACGCCATGATCAAGGGTTGTTCTTTGTTCAAGATAGCGGGATCGGGATTGAACCAGAGCACATTCCGCGGTTGACGGAGCGTTTTTACCGTATTGATAACAGTCGTTCAAGAGAAACTGGTGGCACAGGCCTTGGACTGGCAATTGTCAAACATGTTCTGAACCGACATGAGGCGCGCCTGGAAGTTATTAGCAAAGTAGGCAAGGGTAGCCGGTTTAATATTTGGTTTCCAGCTAAGCGTTTAGTTTCTGGAAATGCGTGA
- the phoB gene encoding phosphate regulon transcriptional regulator PhoB, which translates to MSVKILIVEDEAAIRELIAYNLQQAGYESICAEDAEKAMTIIHDALPDLILLDWMLPNMTGIDFARILRRNERTRLIPIIMLTARTQEADKVVGLEIGADDYVTKPFSPRELIARINAVLRRLIPEASAQAVEIHGLRLDPVNHRVTDGNKKIELGPTEYRLLHFMMLHTERTYSRSQLLDRVWGDHVFVEERTVDVHIRRLRKALQWSGKDNWIQTVRGAGYRFSAVALALPDASNKEI; encoded by the coding sequence ATGAGCGTAAAAATACTGATTGTGGAAGACGAAGCGGCTATTCGGGAGCTGATTGCCTATAATTTGCAGCAAGCGGGATATGAAAGCATCTGTGCTGAGGATGCGGAGAAAGCAATGACAATCATCCATGATGCACTGCCGGATTTGATTTTGTTGGATTGGATGTTGCCCAATATGACCGGAATAGATTTTGCACGAATTCTACGGCGCAATGAACGCACTCGCCTCATCCCGATTATTATGCTGACAGCGCGAACCCAGGAAGCGGATAAAGTGGTCGGCCTGGAGATAGGTGCGGATGACTATGTGACAAAGCCTTTCTCACCGCGTGAATTAATTGCACGAATTAACGCGGTCTTGCGTCGATTGATCCCGGAAGCTTCTGCGCAAGCAGTTGAGATACATGGATTGCGATTGGATCCCGTCAATCATCGTGTTACTGACGGAAATAAAAAAATTGAACTGGGACCTACAGAGTATCGCTTGCTGCATTTTATGATGTTACACACCGAACGCACATATTCGCGTAGCCAATTATTGGATCGAGTATGGGGTGATCATGTATTTGTCGAAGAGCGTACTGTGGACGTGCATATTCGCCGGTTACGAAAAGCTTTGCAATGGTCGGGTAAAGACAACTGGATACAAACTGTAAGGGGTGCAGGTTATCGGTTCTCGGCAGTTGCCTTAGCTCTCCCTGATGCTTCAAATAAGGAGATCTGA
- a CDS encoding iron-containing alcohol dehydrogenase, with amino-acid sequence MLNFSIARLPRIEFGTGVIKKLPDIITGYGPNILLVTGARSFLSTRHGQSFLDQLKQRAITLQHCMIAEEPSPALIDDLVKTFANETFDAVIGIGGGSALDAAKAVAGLIKIQRSVMDYLEGVGPELPYHGPTIPFIAVPTTAGTGSEATKNAVLSVQGENGFKKSFRHDKLVAEYAIVDPDLLASCPPSVIAANGMDALTQLLESYVSIKSNAFTDALSISGLQAMHDALIPLYHQQGELAQHREKMAYAALLSGITLAQVGLGSVHGLASPLGAFYPIPHGVVCGTLVASATRINIQSLLTREPTNKALAKYLHVAEILCQKRFIDPQAAYNTLIDLLAQWTNELTLPRLSHYGLQETALDKVIANCRGSSMKTNPIVLTDEEIRRILLERL; translated from the coding sequence ATGCTTAATTTCTCTATCGCCCGGCTGCCACGCATCGAATTTGGCACGGGTGTTATCAAAAAACTGCCGGATATCATTACAGGCTATGGGCCGAATATTTTGCTTGTCACGGGTGCACGCTCGTTCTTGAGTACCCGCCATGGGCAATCTTTTCTGGATCAACTCAAACAGCGTGCGATTACTTTGCAGCATTGCATGATTGCAGAAGAACCCTCCCCCGCTCTGATCGATGATCTTGTCAAAACTTTTGCGAATGAAACTTTCGATGCCGTGATCGGAATCGGTGGCGGCAGTGCATTGGATGCTGCCAAAGCCGTTGCCGGCCTGATCAAAATACAACGCTCTGTCATGGATTATCTCGAAGGCGTCGGTCCGGAGTTACCGTACCACGGCCCAACCATTCCATTCATTGCCGTCCCTACCACCGCTGGCACCGGCAGCGAAGCCACCAAAAATGCCGTACTCAGCGTGCAAGGCGAAAACGGGTTCAAGAAATCCTTCCGCCACGACAAACTGGTCGCCGAATACGCCATCGTCGATCCGGATTTGCTCGCCAGTTGCCCGCCCAGTGTGATCGCCGCCAACGGCATGGATGCGTTGACACAACTGCTGGAATCCTATGTTTCCATCAAATCCAACGCCTTCACCGATGCTCTGTCGATCAGCGGCTTGCAAGCCATGCACGATGCACTGATCCCGCTTTACCATCAGCAAGGGGAACTTGCACAACATCGCGAAAAAATGGCCTATGCCGCATTGCTATCGGGTATTACGCTGGCGCAAGTCGGCCTCGGTTCGGTGCATGGCCTGGCCTCACCATTGGGTGCGTTTTACCCGATTCCGCACGGTGTCGTCTGCGGCACCCTGGTTGCATCCGCCACGCGAATCAATATTCAAAGCCTGCTGACGCGGGAACCCACCAACAAAGCACTGGCAAAGTACCTGCATGTCGCAGAAATTCTCTGCCAGAAACGCTTCATCGATCCCCAAGCCGCGTACAACACATTAATTGATCTGTTGGCACAATGGACCAACGAACTCACCCTGCCGCGACTGTCGCATTACGGACTGCAGGAAACCGCATTAGATAAAGTCATCGCCAACTGCCGCGGCAGTAGCATGAAAACCAACCCTATTGTTTTGACCGATGAAGAAATCAGGCGGATTTTGCTGGAACGTTTATGA
- a CDS encoding GlcG/HbpS family heme-binding protein, with product MTPKLKSLLTGISAFTLYTASVQISAQDFPTQKTLPLELSTQAAMAAIKKCHDDGFKVSVAIVDQSGLLKVQLKADGAGPHTLDSSRRKAYTANSLRDSTHKFAMLVTQKPELQSLTRLNESILLLGGGFPIKIGGEVVGGIGVGGAPGIEYDEVCASAALKVLKADDTFEKK from the coding sequence ATGACCCCTAAACTCAAATCATTATTAACCGGCATTTCCGCGTTTACGTTGTATACCGCGTCCGTTCAGATCTCAGCGCAGGATTTTCCTACACAAAAAACTCTACCGCTTGAATTATCAACCCAGGCTGCGATGGCGGCAATCAAAAAATGCCACGACGATGGATTTAAAGTCAGCGTGGCTATTGTGGATCAATCAGGTTTGCTCAAGGTGCAGTTGAAAGCCGATGGCGCCGGGCCGCACACGCTCGATAGCAGCCGCCGCAAGGCCTATACCGCCAACAGCTTGCGTGATTCAACGCATAAATTTGCGATGCTGGTAACGCAAAAACCGGAATTGCAAAGCTTAACGCGCTTGAACGAAAGCATCCTGTTATTGGGCGGCGGCTTTCCGATAAAAATCGGCGGTGAAGTGGTGGGTGGCATCGGCGTCGGCGGCGCGCCAGGGATTGAATATGATGAAGTCTGCGCCAGCGCGGCACTGAAAGTTTTGAAAGCGGACGATACGTTTGAGAAGAAGTGA
- a CDS encoding antibiotic biosynthesis monooxygenase, producing MHVTIVTVSVNPEKVEAFKEACRYNHENSILEPGNMRFDILQSADDPAKFVFYEAYKTQQDAAAHKATAHYLAWRDTVADWMAEPRQGVVYQGLYPIVNNSDA from the coding sequence ATGCATGTAACCATCGTCACTGTTTCAGTCAACCCGGAAAAAGTGGAAGCCTTCAAGGAAGCTTGCCGATACAATCACGAAAATTCCATCCTTGAACCGGGTAATATGCGCTTCGATATTTTGCAATCCGCGGATGATCCAGCAAAATTTGTCTTTTACGAAGCCTATAAAACCCAGCAGGACGCAGCCGCCCATAAAGCAACCGCGCATTACCTGGCATGGCGCGATACCGTCGCGGACTGGATGGCTGAACCCCGCCAAGGTGTCGTCTATCAAGGTTTATATCCGATCGTGAACAACTCCGATGCTTAA
- a CDS encoding GGDEF domain-containing protein: MYKLDQTNATCWLSTYSIDLIQDDSKRQLSESQEIYTSEITIPEEIKSAQLWMETTRKPYIHYQGDRYLVVYPILAANKIEEMLTFELPHPLTEGEMLIISSLLSITHNFRSLLDESQKDKLTGLLNRQTFEVNIKKISALTVGPDVGQDHDGNILNRRRPKVETEKFCLAIIDIDDFKSINDRFGHIMGDEVLLLLSYVMKQNFRARDLLFRFGGEEFVVIFRAPDKEEAYKALERFRNRIQEYHFPQIETVTISMGATLINELNYLASEIIGRADQALYHAKQNGKNQLHFYENLLENGYVFDKKETSTTDFF; the protein is encoded by the coding sequence ATGTATAAGCTTGATCAGACCAATGCTACGTGCTGGCTATCTACTTATTCGATTGATTTGATTCAGGATGATAGTAAAAGACAACTTTCAGAATCACAGGAGATTTATACCTCCGAAATAACGATTCCTGAGGAAATCAAATCCGCCCAGCTATGGATGGAGACAACCAGGAAGCCTTATATTCATTACCAGGGAGACCGGTATCTGGTGGTGTACCCCATACTGGCCGCGAACAAAATTGAGGAGATGTTGACTTTTGAGCTTCCTCATCCATTGACTGAAGGAGAAATGCTGATCATTTCCAGCTTGCTGAGTATTACGCATAATTTCCGTAGTCTGCTGGATGAAAGTCAGAAAGACAAACTAACCGGTTTATTGAATCGTCAGACTTTTGAAGTAAATATCAAGAAAATAAGCGCACTCACTGTGGGCCCTGATGTTGGCCAAGACCATGACGGTAATATATTGAACCGGAGAAGGCCAAAGGTGGAAACAGAAAAATTCTGCCTTGCTATCATTGATATAGATGATTTTAAGTCGATCAATGACCGGTTTGGCCATATCATGGGAGATGAGGTTTTACTGTTATTATCCTATGTGATGAAGCAAAATTTCCGCGCAAGGGATTTATTGTTTCGCTTTGGCGGAGAGGAGTTTGTGGTGATTTTTCGTGCACCCGATAAGGAAGAGGCCTATAAAGCACTGGAGCGTTTTCGCAATAGGATTCAGGAATATCACTTTCCGCAAATTGAGACTGTGACGATCAGCATGGGTGCAACTTTGATTAATGAATTGAATTACCTGGCTTCCGAAATTATCGGGCGCGCAGACCAAGCGCTTTATCATGCCAAACAGAACGGCAAGAATCAACTGCATTTTTACGAAAACCTTTTGGAGAATGGGTATGTTTTCGATAAAAAAGAAACCAGTACAACAGACTTCTTTTAA
- a CDS encoding exosortase system-associated protein, TIGR04073 family, protein MKIIKQLVLGMLLCFIFSSQVQAMEEISSRVYVNRAGTKIVSGIANIATGWMELPKNINLWSQRDSNAVIGAAEGLLWGVFHTAGRTGSGVLDFATFWLPTYPTPEPLFVWDDFSQDSDYIGWRMAR, encoded by the coding sequence ATGAAAATAATTAAACAATTAGTCTTGGGGATGTTGCTGTGTTTTATTTTTTCGTCGCAGGTTCAGGCCATGGAAGAAATTTCCAGCAGAGTTTATGTTAACAGGGCAGGCACGAAAATTGTAAGTGGTATTGCGAATATAGCCACCGGATGGATGGAGTTACCAAAAAATATTAATTTGTGGAGTCAGAGAGATAGCAATGCTGTCATAGGTGCTGCCGAAGGATTGTTATGGGGTGTTTTTCATACTGCAGGTCGTACTGGATCTGGTGTATTGGATTTTGCCACTTTTTGGCTTCCAACTTACCCAACCCCTGAACCATTGTTTGTTTGGGATGATTTCTCGCAAGATTCTGACTATATTGGGTGGCGTATGGCCCGGTGA
- a CDS encoding PP2C family protein-serine/threonine phosphatase: MKNFQFAAFSQRERGKSHNEDALLLDGQVHQGNVREHGVVDATEACYFAIADGVAIGTRPRIASWCLLEILHKHLAVSTATESLSPLLQRVQQDYGALSGNPRFYGMAATLVGVRLLENAVTVFNVGDSRAYLLVDGQAQLLSRDHTLLNDLIDDGEMVAGQAADSASIVHGLTCQFIADPECDDFRVNIATHQLQSGERILLCSDGLNEALDDTRIAALFTDDSEPELVNAWKAARRAGGSDDFSVIILKGRD, encoded by the coding sequence ATGAAAAATTTCCAGTTCGCGGCCTTCAGTCAACGTGAACGAGGTAAATCGCATAATGAAGATGCGTTGTTGCTGGATGGCCAGGTACACCAAGGCAATGTACGGGAGCATGGTGTTGTTGATGCTACAGAGGCCTGTTATTTTGCCATTGCCGACGGTGTCGCAATCGGAACGCGCCCACGTATCGCAAGCTGGTGCTTATTGGAAATTCTACATAAGCATCTTGCGGTATCAACAGCCACAGAATCGTTATCCCCACTGTTGCAGCGTGTGCAGCAAGATTACGGGGCATTGAGTGGTAATCCCAGATTTTATGGCATGGCGGCGACGCTGGTTGGGGTGCGTTTGCTTGAAAATGCGGTAACCGTTTTTAATGTCGGGGATTCACGCGCTTATCTTCTGGTGGATGGCCAGGCGCAACTGCTGAGCCGCGATCATACATTGTTAAACGATCTCATTGATGATGGTGAGATGGTTGCTGGTCAGGCTGCTGATTCGGCCAGTATCGTGCACGGCCTCACTTGCCAGTTCATTGCAGATCCCGAATGTGACGACTTTAGGGTCAATATTGCCACGCATCAATTGCAGTCTGGGGAACGCATTCTGCTGTGTAGCGACGGACTGAATGAAGCCTTGGATGATACGCGGATCGCCGCGCTTTTTACCGATGATTCCGAGCCGGAACTGGTGAATGCTTGGAAGGCCGCGCGCCGGGCAGGCGGCAGTGATGATTTTTCAGTAATCATACTGAAAGGGAGAGATTAG
- a CDS encoding dienelactone hydrolase family protein, whose translation MITKTIDYLDGNTSLEGYLAYHDTGKVQPVVLVAHDWSGRREMACKGAERIADMGYVGFALDMYGKGIFGADGDAEKNGALMAPFAQDRALLRRRITAALHAVRQLPQVDAAKVVAMGYCFGGMCVLELARSGADVQGVISIHGILAPGNVANANITAKVLCLHGHDDPMVPPEQVLAFETEMTQANVDWQVHVYGGTMHAFTNPKANNPGFGTVYKEIAANRAYRSIENFLGEVFS comes from the coding sequence ATGATTACAAAAACGATCGATTATCTGGATGGAAATACAAGTTTGGAGGGCTATCTGGCCTATCACGACACCGGCAAGGTTCAACCCGTAGTATTGGTTGCGCATGACTGGAGCGGACGGCGCGAAATGGCCTGCAAAGGCGCGGAAAGAATCGCCGATATGGGTTATGTCGGCTTTGCGTTGGATATGTACGGTAAAGGTATCTTCGGTGCTGATGGCGATGCGGAAAAGAATGGTGCCTTGATGGCGCCGTTTGCCCAGGATCGCGCTCTGTTACGGCGCAGAATCACCGCCGCCTTGCATGCCGTGCGCCAATTGCCACAGGTCGATGCTGCCAAAGTTGTCGCGATGGGCTATTGTTTCGGCGGCATGTGTGTATTGGAACTGGCGCGTTCCGGTGCGGATGTGCAAGGCGTGATCAGTATTCACGGCATTCTTGCGCCGGGCAATGTCGCCAATGCAAACATCACTGCAAAAGTGCTCTGTCTGCACGGTCACGACGACCCGATGGTACCGCCCGAGCAAGTGCTCGCATTTGAAACCGAGATGACCCAAGCGAATGTGGATTGGCAAGTGCACGTTTACGGCGGCACAATGCACGCCTTTACCAACCCCAAAGCCAATAATCCCGGCTTTGGCACGGTATACAAGGAAATCGCGGCAAATCGGGCGTATCGGTCGATTGAGAATTTTTTGGGTGAAGTGTTTTCGTAG
- a CDS encoding Slp family lipoprotein, with the protein MKPFLLLLCLLLSACAGLPSAIENAPAINVSYQQISHDINNYKDAPVRWGGVIIDVENEAHASLIQVLYYPLDFSGRPQVHKAGAGRFVVKSAEFLDPAVYAKDKEITVAGVITGDIEQTVGKRVIQVPLLSATAIHLWPTYPNYNDYRGYYGPYPYFGYPGYYPYFRGGFYGPYYRW; encoded by the coding sequence ATGAAACCATTTTTACTATTGCTTTGTTTGCTACTGAGCGCCTGCGCCGGATTACCCTCTGCAATTGAAAATGCGCCGGCAATAAACGTTTCCTATCAACAAATCAGCCATGACATCAATAATTATAAAGACGCGCCTGTTCGCTGGGGAGGTGTGATTATTGACGTAGAAAATGAAGCGCATGCAAGTCTGATACAGGTTTTATATTACCCTCTCGATTTCAGTGGCCGCCCGCAGGTACACAAAGCAGGTGCAGGCCGCTTTGTAGTTAAAAGCGCCGAATTTCTGGATCCGGCTGTCTATGCCAAAGATAAAGAAATTACTGTTGCCGGGGTAATTACTGGGGATATTGAACAAACCGTTGGCAAAAGAGTTATTCAAGTACCATTGCTATCTGCAACGGCAATTCATCTTTGGCCGACCTACCCTAATTATAATGACTACCGGGGATACTACGGACCTTATCCTTATTTTGGCTATCCAGGTTACTATCCTTATTTCCGTGGCGGGTTTTATGGGCCCTATTACCGTTGGTAA
- the ubiE gene encoding bifunctional demethylmenaquinone methyltransferase/2-methoxy-6-polyprenyl-1,4-benzoquinol methylase UbiE, with translation MTKTTHFGFNTVAEDEKAGKVAEVFHSVAERYNLMNDLMSIGMHRLWKRFVMETSGVKAGDKVLDIAGGTGDLSVLFLQKVGKSGQVWLTDINNSMLSIGRDRLIDEGTPTPVAQCDAEKLPFPDNYFNCVSVAFGLRNMTHKDIALKEMLRVIKPGGTVLVLEFSKIWKLLQPAYDAYSFKLLPAMGKMIANDAESYQYLAESIRMHPSQNELKELMEQVGFERVEYFNLTAGIVALHRGYKF, from the coding sequence ATGACTAAAACAACTCATTTTGGTTTTAATACTGTTGCAGAAGATGAAAAGGCAGGCAAAGTCGCTGAGGTTTTTCATTCTGTCGCGGAACGCTACAATTTAATGAACGATCTCATGTCAATTGGAATGCACCGGTTATGGAAACGTTTTGTGATGGAAACCAGCGGAGTAAAAGCTGGTGACAAGGTATTGGATATCGCCGGAGGCACTGGAGATTTAAGCGTACTATTTTTACAGAAAGTAGGAAAATCCGGGCAGGTGTGGCTAACTGACATTAACAATTCCATGCTTTCGATCGGACGTGACCGCCTGATCGATGAAGGTACACCGACTCCGGTCGCTCAATGTGATGCCGAGAAATTACCTTTTCCAGACAATTACTTTAACTGCGTCAGTGTCGCGTTTGGTTTGCGAAATATGACCCATAAGGATATCGCACTCAAAGAAATGCTACGGGTCATAAAACCAGGCGGAACGGTTCTGGTATTGGAATTTTCCAAAATTTGGAAGCTGCTTCAGCCTGCCTACGATGCTTATTCGTTCAAATTACTACCCGCAATGGGAAAAATGATTGCAAATGACGCGGAAAGCTATCAATATTTGGCGGAATCCATTCGCATGCATCCTTCCCAAAATGAATTAAAAGAACTTATGGAGCAGGTTGGCTTTGAGCGCGTGGAGTATTTCAATCTTACCGCAGGCATTGTAGCGCTCCATCGAGGATATAAATTTTAA
- a CDS encoding PD-(D/E)XK nuclease family protein: MQEKINSLLKEVTFKVATLNEARERFADRLAPGFSIFDYLRTDEIGLSRCIADLLNPKGKHGQKEVFLEEFLKLLKLEKIKWSGNTKIKSVRLEEQANDQRRIDILLKFESGEIIGIENKPWAGDQENQLSDYASFIEKEAAGNDWRLIYLSNNEPSDHSGAKKEVIKKAVSEEKFVRLNYSTIVEWLEDCACKSKALIVRLFIEELAKFIRMSVNGELEMSEENEIRNLILSLPQNIESAFHVSIVLRKVKEKLLKEFHDDLEKKLKDEGFVLVWDDAIWKSGYGFNVKFNEEQKFLLRFEFQASELGSLDWGIMQEDGSMKRDDVIWNKINEVMSDQFGSSGKKSERFPWWNRINKKEFSDEYRSWSSSAAPWMSIKKEELAGKFFELANRVHKAFVKHHSLELLSGKISTDMDGGS; encoded by the coding sequence GTGCAAGAAAAGATAAATTCGCTACTTAAGGAAGTGACATTTAAAGTTGCGACCTTAAATGAAGCAAGAGAGCGGTTCGCCGATAGGCTTGCACCGGGCTTCAGTATATTTGATTACTTGCGTACGGATGAAATAGGTTTGTCGCGTTGTATTGCTGATCTATTAAATCCGAAGGGAAAGCATGGACAGAAAGAAGTATTTTTAGAAGAATTCTTAAAACTCCTAAAGCTAGAAAAAATAAAATGGTCAGGAAACACTAAGATTAAGTCAGTTCGTTTAGAAGAGCAGGCCAATGATCAAAGGCGGATTGATATTCTTTTAAAGTTTGAGAGCGGGGAAATTATTGGCATTGAGAATAAGCCGTGGGCTGGAGATCAAGAAAATCAATTGAGTGATTATGCGTCATTCATTGAGAAAGAAGCAGCTGGCAATGACTGGCGACTGATTTATCTCAGTAATAACGAGCCATCGGATCATAGTGGTGCAAAAAAGGAAGTGATCAAAAAAGCTGTGAGTGAAGAAAAATTCGTCCGGTTGAATTATTCAACGATTGTTGAATGGCTTGAAGATTGTGCTTGTAAATCGAAGGCTCTAATTGTGCGTCTATTTATTGAAGAACTTGCAAAATTTATACGAATGAGTGTGAATGGAGAATTGGAGATGTCAGAAGAAAATGAAATCAGGAATCTGATTCTTAGCTTACCCCAAAATATTGAATCTGCTTTCCATGTTTCAATCGTTTTGAGGAAGGTTAAAGAAAAGTTACTAAAGGAGTTTCATGATGATCTGGAAAAAAAATTAAAAGACGAAGGCTTTGTACTTGTCTGGGATGATGCTATTTGGAAAAGCGGCTATGGTTTTAATGTGAAATTTAATGAGGAGCAAAAATTTTTGCTGCGCTTTGAATTTCAAGCTTCAGAATTAGGGAGTCTTGACTGGGGTATTATGCAAGAAGATGGTTCCATGAAAAGAGATGATGTCATTTGGAACAAAATCAACGAAGTTATGAGTGACCAATTTGGTTCTTCAGGTAAAAAGAGCGAAAGGTTTCCATGGTGGAATCGGATAAATAAAAAAGAATTTAGTGATGAGTACAGAAGCTGGAGTTCAAGTGCAGCACCTTGGATGTCAATAAAAAAGGAAGAACTTGCGGGAAAATTTTTTGAGCTTGCTAATCGCGTACATAAAGCTTTTGTTAAGCATCACAGTCTGGAGCTTTTGTCAGGAAAAATTTCAACCGATATGGATGGTGGTAGTTAA